The following proteins are encoded in a genomic region of Spirosoma sp. SC4-14:
- a CDS encoding outer membrane beta-barrel protein: MKTTLYSWTLFLLTITTAFGQPLPRGMVRGQVNTAAGKPLEFATMMLVKAKDSTLVKGAISEVTGKYAFENVGAGQYRVAAQQIGFHKTYSDAFTIDETHPAVELPAMAMVEESKNLAEVNVVAKKPFIEQQVDRTVVNVENSIVASGNSALEVLEKAPGVTIDRQNDQIQLKGKSGVIVYIDGKQTYLSQQEVSNLLKNTPSDNIATIEIITNPGSKYDAAGNSGIINIKMKKNKNFGTNGTFIAGTGYGWVNNLSGVRDDLPKFNTSLNLNHREGKINAFGNYSYVNRQSSQSNEINRAIPYNGSTTYFDQYSFRPNTFVGHSYKAGLDYFVSKKSTIGALVNGFSNDWRSAGLNNTMISDENHQLTSRPTTKTDARQFLSNITGNLNYKYDFDGKGREWTADADYVHYNGSSYNNLSTTYYGTGSDVIRPNQDVKNDMPSTINIMAFKTDYVHPLKNGAKLEAGLKSSFVKADNNTLYDTLQQETKQWLPDASRSNQFKYDENINAAYVNYAGKLGKKTKMQVGLRAEHTHSIGTSVTLNQTVDRNYLNLFPTLFLSRQLDSTNTLNLSYSRRIDRPDYQNLNPFVFYLDPYTYQKGNPFLRPQYTNSIELTHVYKSAISTTLGFSRTTDFINRETPRQIPAENVTYVTPENLGSLDNINLNISFPVQVAKWWRMQNNIGSYYTHYQTFYSGTPYEVKLVAFNLYTSNNFTINKTLSAELSGWYNSASQYGFYRAQPMGAFNIGLQKKVMEGKGNIKLNISDPFWLNKFNGRAVVQDINFRVRSQWESRRFMLTFTYRFGNQNVKSARQRNSATSAEQSRVGGQN; encoded by the coding sequence ATGAAAACGACTTTATACTCTTGGACATTATTCCTGTTAACGATCACAACCGCTTTTGGGCAACCTTTGCCCAGAGGAATGGTAAGGGGGCAGGTAAACACAGCAGCGGGAAAACCGCTCGAATTTGCAACAATGATGCTCGTAAAAGCAAAGGATTCAACACTCGTAAAGGGAGCCATCAGTGAGGTAACCGGTAAATATGCCTTCGAAAATGTAGGAGCAGGGCAGTACCGGGTAGCCGCTCAGCAGATTGGTTTTCACAAAACGTATAGTGATGCGTTCACGATTGACGAAACGCATCCGGCTGTTGAATTGCCCGCTATGGCGATGGTGGAAGAGTCGAAAAACCTGGCCGAAGTAAATGTAGTAGCCAAGAAACCATTTATTGAACAGCAGGTAGACCGCACGGTGGTTAATGTTGAAAATAGTATTGTAGCCAGCGGAAATTCGGCGTTAGAAGTGCTGGAAAAGGCTCCCGGCGTAACCATCGACCGGCAAAACGACCAGATTCAGTTGAAAGGTAAATCGGGTGTTATTGTGTATATCGACGGAAAGCAGACCTACCTCTCGCAGCAGGAAGTATCGAACCTGCTGAAAAATACACCGAGCGATAACATTGCTACTATTGAAATCATTACGAACCCAGGCTCGAAATACGACGCAGCCGGTAATTCGGGGATTATCAATATTAAAATGAAGAAGAATAAGAATTTTGGTACTAATGGTACATTCATTGCCGGAACGGGCTATGGCTGGGTAAACAACCTGAGCGGAGTGCGCGACGACCTGCCAAAATTCAATACATCGTTGAACCTGAATCATCGCGAAGGGAAAATCAACGCTTTTGGTAACTATAGCTACGTGAATCGGCAAAGCTCGCAGAGCAACGAAATTAACCGGGCCATTCCCTACAACGGCAGCACAACTTATTTTGATCAATACTCGTTCCGGCCAAATACGTTCGTTGGTCATTCCTACAAAGCGGGCCTTGATTATTTTGTCAGCAAAAAAAGCACGATAGGTGCTTTGGTGAACGGTTTCTCGAACGACTGGCGCTCGGCCGGGCTGAACAACACAATGATCAGTGACGAAAATCATCAGTTAACCAGCCGCCCAACCACTAAAACCGATGCTCGTCAGTTTCTGTCGAACATAACCGGAAACCTGAATTATAAGTATGATTTCGATGGCAAAGGCCGCGAGTGGACAGCAGATGCCGACTATGTACACTACAATGGCTCTAGTTATAACAATCTGAGCACAACGTATTACGGCACTGGTAGCGACGTGATTCGGCCCAATCAGGATGTAAAGAACGATATGCCATCGACCATCAATATCATGGCATTCAAAACGGACTATGTTCACCCGCTGAAAAACGGTGCTAAGCTGGAAGCCGGTTTGAAAAGTAGCTTCGTAAAAGCCGATAACAACACACTCTACGATACGCTTCAGCAGGAAACCAAACAGTGGTTGCCCGATGCCAGCCGGTCGAATCAGTTCAAATACGACGAAAATATCAACGCTGCTTATGTGAACTATGCTGGCAAGCTGGGTAAGAAAACCAAAATGCAGGTAGGTTTACGGGCCGAGCACACGCACTCAATTGGGACATCGGTTACGCTGAACCAAACGGTTGATCGGAATTATCTGAACTTGTTCCCAACGTTGTTTCTGTCGCGGCAATTGGATTCGACTAATACCCTGAATCTGTCGTACAGTCGCCGGATCGATCGCCCTGACTATCAAAATCTGAATCCGTTTGTGTTCTATCTGGACCCCTATACCTATCAGAAAGGGAACCCATTCCTGCGGCCCCAATATACGAACTCAATTGAACTGACGCACGTCTATAAGAGCGCGATTTCGACTACGCTGGGTTTTAGCCGCACTACGGATTTTATCAACCGCGAAACGCCACGGCAGATTCCGGCCGAGAACGTCACGTACGTAACGCCCGAAAACCTTGGTTCGCTCGACAACATCAATCTGAATATCAGCTTCCCGGTTCAGGTAGCCAAATGGTGGAGAATGCAGAACAACATTGGTTCTTATTATACGCACTACCAGACGTTTTATTCGGGAACGCCATACGAAGTGAAACTGGTTGCCTTTAACTTATATACGTCGAACAATTTCACGATCAATAAAACACTTTCGGCTGAGTTATCGGGCTGGTATAATTCGGCATCGCAGTATGGTTTTTACCGGGCACAGCCGATGGGCGCTTTCAACATTGGCCTTCAGAAAAAAGTAATGGAGGGCAAAGGCAACATCAAACTGAATATCAGCGATCCCTTCTGGCTGAACAAATTCAACGGACGGGCCGTCGTACAGGACATTAATTTCCGGGTTCGCTCGCAATGGGAAAGCCGCCGGTTTATGCTAACGTTTACGTACCGGTTTGGCAACCAGAATGTGAAATCGGCCCGCCAGCGTAACTCGGCAACATCGGCCGAGCAGAGCCGGGTAGGAGGACAAAATTAA